A DNA window from Streptomyces sp. 71268 contains the following coding sequences:
- the hutU gene encoding urocanate hydratase produces MSGPRPVRAPRGTELNTLGWQQEAALRMLHNNLDPEVAEHPDKLVVYGGTGKAARDWRSFDAMARTLTTLRQDETMLVQSGRPVGVMQTHEWAPRVLIANSHLVGDWANWEEFRRLEALGLTMYGQMTAGSWIYIGTQGILQGTYETFAAVAAKKFGGSLAGTITLTAGLGGMGGAQPLAVTMNGGVVICIDCDPRAIDRRIEHRYLDVRADSPAHALELATEARDARKPLSIGVLGNAAELLPELLAAGAPIDIVTDQTSAHDPLAYLPIGVDFADMATYAADKPADFTARARESMARHVEAMVGFQDAGAEVFDYGNSIRGEARLAGYERAFDFPGFVPAYIRPLFCEGKGPFRWAALSGDPKDIAATDKAILELFPENESLARWIKLAGERVHFQGLPARICWLGYGERDRAGERFNDMVADGTLQAPLAIGRDHLDCGSVASPYRETEGMLDGSDAIGDWPMLNAMVNVASGASWVSLHHGGGVGMGRSLHAGQVTVADGTPLAGEKIRRVLTNDPGMGVIRHVDAGYDIAERVAEEKAVRVPMREGDQS; encoded by the coding sequence ATGTCGGGACCGCGACCCGTACGAGCACCGCGCGGCACGGAGCTCAACACGCTGGGCTGGCAGCAGGAGGCCGCCCTGCGGATGCTGCACAACAACCTCGACCCCGAGGTCGCCGAGCACCCCGACAAGCTCGTCGTCTACGGCGGCACCGGCAAGGCGGCCCGCGACTGGCGCTCGTTCGACGCGATGGCGCGCACCCTGACCACGCTGCGCCAGGACGAGACGATGCTCGTGCAGTCCGGCCGCCCGGTGGGCGTCATGCAGACCCACGAGTGGGCGCCGCGCGTCCTCATCGCAAACTCGCACCTGGTCGGCGACTGGGCCAACTGGGAGGAGTTCCGCCGCCTGGAGGCCCTCGGCCTGACCATGTACGGGCAGATGACCGCCGGCTCCTGGATCTACATCGGCACCCAGGGCATTCTGCAGGGCACGTACGAGACCTTCGCCGCCGTCGCCGCCAAGAAGTTCGGCGGCTCCCTGGCCGGCACCATCACGCTCACGGCCGGCCTCGGCGGCATGGGCGGCGCCCAGCCGCTGGCCGTCACCATGAACGGCGGCGTGGTCATCTGTATCGACTGCGACCCGCGCGCCATCGACCGCCGCATCGAACACCGCTACCTCGATGTCAGGGCCGACAGCCCCGCGCACGCCCTGGAGCTGGCGACCGAGGCCCGCGACGCCCGCAAGCCGCTGTCCATCGGTGTCCTCGGCAACGCCGCCGAGCTGCTGCCCGAACTGCTCGCCGCCGGCGCGCCCATCGACATCGTCACCGACCAGACCAGCGCCCACGACCCGCTGGCCTACCTGCCGATCGGCGTCGACTTCGCGGACATGGCGACGTACGCGGCCGACAAGCCCGCCGACTTCACCGCCCGCGCCCGCGAGTCGATGGCCCGACACGTGGAGGCGATGGTCGGCTTCCAGGACGCCGGCGCCGAGGTCTTCGACTACGGCAACTCCATCCGCGGCGAGGCGCGGCTCGCCGGCTACGAGCGCGCCTTCGACTTCCCCGGCTTCGTCCCCGCGTACATCCGCCCGCTGTTCTGCGAGGGCAAGGGCCCCTTCCGGTGGGCGGCGCTCTCCGGCGACCCGAAGGACATCGCGGCCACCGACAAGGCGATCCTCGAACTCTTCCCGGAGAACGAGTCGCTGGCCCGCTGGATCAAGCTGGCCGGCGAACGGGTGCACTTCCAGGGGCTGCCCGCGCGCATCTGCTGGCTCGGCTACGGCGAACGCGACCGGGCCGGCGAGCGGTTCAACGACATGGTCGCCGACGGCACGCTCCAGGCGCCGCTGGCCATCGGCCGCGACCACCTGGACTGCGGCTCGGTCGCGTCCCCGTACCGCGAGACCGAGGGCATGCTCGACGGCTCGGACGCCATCGGCGACTGGCCGATGCTCAACGCCATGGTCAACGTCGCCTCCGGCGCCTCCTGGGTCTCGCTGCACCACGGTGGCGGCGTCGGCATGGGCCGCTCGCTGCACGCGGGCCAGGTCACGGTCGCCGACGGCACGCCGCTCGCCGGCGAGAAGATCCGCCGGGTGCTCACCAACGACCCGGGCATGGGCGTGATCCGGCACGTGGACGCGGGGTACGACATCGCCGAGCGCGTCGCCGAGGAGAAGGCGGTCCGTGTCCCGATGCGCGAGGGTGACCAGTCGTGA
- a CDS encoding formimidoylglutamate deiminase, whose protein sequence is MAGVLIEVRDGRVAAVRPGVATPPPGAVVLRGLTVPGLANAHSHAFHRALRGAAQVSPAARATSPDATTSSSTSSSGVAPTDAHRGGGRAPDSFWTWREVMYGVAERLTPDSYHALARATYAEMALAGITSVGEFHYLHHAPGGARYQDPNAMGEALLAAAADAGIRITLLDTAYLSAGFGDPPTRPQLRFSDGTADAWAERASALKAPEHARLGAAIHSVRAVPADQLATVAGWAAGRSAPLHVHLSEQTAENDACRAAHGRTPTELLAEHGVLGPRTVAVHATHLTSADIALLGGAHTGVCMCPTTERDLADGIGPAVALQEAGSPLSLGSDSHAVVDLLEEARAMELDERLRTRARGHWTAAELLHAATAAGHAALGWQDAGRIAPGALADLTTLALDSVRTAGPPPALGVETAVFAASSADVRHTIVGGRHIVRDGAHALLPDVPTALAQSIAAVLG, encoded by the coding sequence CTGGCCGGCGTCCTCATCGAGGTACGCGACGGTCGGGTGGCCGCCGTGCGCCCGGGCGTGGCCACGCCACCGCCCGGCGCGGTCGTGCTGCGCGGACTGACCGTGCCCGGTCTGGCCAACGCGCACAGCCACGCCTTCCACCGCGCCCTGCGCGGCGCCGCCCAGGTCAGCCCGGCCGCCCGGGCCACCTCCCCGGATGCCACCACCTCCTCATCCACCTCCTCCTCGGGTGTCGCGCCCACCGATGCCCACCGTGGCGGCGGGCGCGCCCCGGACTCGTTCTGGACCTGGCGCGAGGTCATGTACGGCGTGGCCGAGCGGCTCACCCCGGACAGCTACCACGCGCTCGCCCGCGCCACCTACGCCGAGATGGCGCTCGCCGGCATCACCAGCGTCGGCGAGTTCCACTACCTGCACCACGCCCCGGGCGGCGCCCGCTACCAGGACCCCAACGCCATGGGCGAGGCCCTCCTCGCGGCGGCCGCCGACGCCGGCATCCGCATCACCCTCCTCGACACGGCCTACCTCTCCGCGGGCTTCGGCGATCCGCCGACCCGCCCCCAACTGCGCTTCAGCGACGGCACGGCCGACGCGTGGGCGGAGCGCGCGAGCGCCCTCAAGGCGCCCGAACACGCCCGGCTCGGGGCGGCCATCCACTCCGTACGCGCCGTGCCGGCCGACCAGCTCGCCACCGTCGCCGGCTGGGCCGCCGGGCGGAGCGCCCCCCTGCACGTCCACCTGTCCGAGCAGACCGCCGAGAACGACGCCTGCCGCGCCGCGCACGGCCGCACCCCCACCGAACTGCTCGCCGAACACGGCGTACTCGGACCGCGCACCGTCGCCGTCCACGCCACGCACCTGACCAGCGCCGACATCGCCCTCCTGGGCGGCGCCCACACCGGCGTGTGCATGTGCCCGACCACCGAACGCGACCTCGCGGACGGCATCGGCCCGGCCGTGGCCCTCCAGGAAGCCGGCTCGCCGCTCTCCCTGGGCAGCGACAGCCACGCCGTCGTCGACCTGCTCGAAGAGGCGCGCGCGATGGAGCTGGACGAGCGGCTGCGCACCCGGGCCCGGGGCCACTGGACGGCGGCCGAACTCCTGCACGCCGCGACGGCGGCCGGTCACGCGGCGCTGGGCTGGCAGGACGCCGGCCGCATCGCTCCCGGAGCGCTCGCCGACCTCACCACGCTGGCGCTGGACTCGGTGCGCACCGCCGGCCCGCCGCCGGCGCTGGGCGTCGAAACGGCCGTATTCGCGGCGTCCAGCGCGGATGTCCGGCACACGATCGTCGGCGGTCGCCATATCGTCCGGGACGGGGCACACGCCCTGCTCCCCGACGTGCCCACCGCACTGGCCCAGTCCATCGCAGCCGTGCTCGGCTGA
- the hutI gene encoding imidazolonepropionase, whose product MTPNTPTDGAPAGRPAATPGSTHGTHSARTTTAITHISTLVTNDPSLGEGPLGLIQDAALVIDGDRIAWVGVTSKAPATDSHLDAAGQAVIPGFVDSHSHLVFAGDRTAEFSARMSGRPYTAGGIRTTVAATRAASDEQLEANLLRYLREATRQGTTTLETKSGYGLTPHDEARALRVAAAHTEETTFLGAHIVAPEFADDPAGYVDLVTGPMLDACAPYARWVDVFCEKGAFDRDQAHAILSAGKARGLTPRVHANQLTYGPGVQLAVELDAASADHCTHLTDADIDALASGNTVATLLPGAEFSTRAKWPDARRLLDAGATVALSTDCNPGSSFTSSMPFCIALAVRDMGMTPDEAVWAATAGGARALRRDDVGYLRPGSRADLALLDAPSPVHLAYRPGVPLVTAVWRGGQRT is encoded by the coding sequence ATGACCCCCAACACCCCCACGGACGGCGCCCCCGCCGGCCGGCCCGCCGCCACCCCCGGCAGCACCCACGGCACCCACAGCGCCCGCACGACGACGGCCATCACCCACATCAGCACCCTCGTCACCAACGACCCCTCCCTCGGCGAAGGCCCCCTCGGTCTGATCCAGGACGCGGCGCTCGTCATCGACGGCGACCGCATTGCCTGGGTCGGTGTCACAAGCAAAGCACCCGCCACTGACAGTCACCTCGACGCCGCAGGTCAGGCCGTCATTCCCGGCTTCGTGGACTCGCATTCGCACCTGGTGTTCGCCGGCGACCGCACCGCCGAGTTCAGCGCGCGCATGTCCGGCAGGCCGTACACCGCGGGCGGCATCCGCACCACCGTCGCCGCCACCCGGGCCGCCAGCGACGAGCAGCTCGAAGCCAACCTGCTGCGCTACCTGCGCGAGGCCACCCGGCAGGGCACCACGACCCTGGAGACCAAGTCCGGCTACGGGCTCACGCCGCACGACGAGGCCCGCGCCCTGCGCGTCGCCGCCGCCCACACCGAGGAGACGACGTTCCTCGGCGCGCACATCGTGGCCCCGGAGTTCGCCGACGACCCGGCGGGCTACGTGGACCTCGTCACCGGGCCGATGCTCGACGCCTGCGCCCCGTACGCCCGTTGGGTGGACGTCTTCTGCGAGAAGGGCGCCTTCGACCGGGACCAGGCACACGCCATCCTCAGCGCCGGCAAGGCGCGCGGCCTGACCCCCCGGGTGCACGCCAACCAGCTCACGTACGGGCCCGGCGTCCAGCTCGCCGTCGAGCTGGACGCCGCGTCAGCCGACCACTGCACGCACCTGACCGACGCCGACATCGACGCGCTGGCCAGCGGGAACACGGTGGCCACGCTGCTGCCGGGGGCCGAGTTCTCCACCCGCGCGAAGTGGCCCGACGCGCGCCGGCTGCTCGACGCGGGCGCCACCGTCGCGCTGTCCACGGACTGCAACCCGGGCTCGTCCTTCACCAGCTCCATGCCGTTCTGTATCGCCCTCGCCGTGCGGGACATGGGCATGACGCCGGACGAGGCCGTCTGGGCGGCCACCGCGGGCGGCGCCCGGGCCCTGCGCCGCGACGACGTCGGCTACCTGCGCCCGGGCTCCCGCGCGGACCTGGCCCTGCTCGACGCGCCGTCGCCGGTCCACCTCGCCTACCGCCCCGGCGTCCCGCTGGTCACGGCCGTCTGGCGGGGCGGCCAGCGCACCTGA